A window of Hevea brasiliensis isolate MT/VB/25A 57/8 chromosome 14, ASM3005281v1, whole genome shotgun sequence contains these coding sequences:
- the LOC131172862 gene encoding protein ACCELERATED CELL DEATH 6-like, with the protein MAESQDLLEIQLASETNNQPKQKHIITFMDRKWYNAAAEGRINQFKDYTEPLDLLRTANKNTVLHVHITAAKKETEESIELVKLVISKCSSLLAEPNIKGETPLHIAARFGHKNIVECLIDNIKKAQHEDLERGAEASISDKMLKTTSPDEDTALHEAVRNNHPQVVETLIRENPEFANIANAAGESPLYLAAVRENNSMASKILEICPSPAYIGPKGRTALHEAVISKDKDLTRKIRDKNNSLTKEQDKKGWTPLHYASYFNLIPIVEMLLADDNKSAAYIGDNHERTPLHIAIICGKSHLKVMKKIMSDCPDCCELTDNRGRNILHFAVESGSFKGVQIITEEPSLANLINQKDKEGNTPVHLVAAFGFEECSLTEHHLVDKKAVNNKNLTALDVVLERKDESDEPLGFTARGLRRVGYKRGRP; encoded by the exons ATGGCGGAAAGCCAAGATTTGCTAGAAATTCAATTAGCATCTGAGACCAATAATCAGCCCAAACAAAAACACATCATCACTTTCATGGATCGTAAATGGTACAATGCTGCAGCTGAAGGCCGAATTAACCAATTTAAAGATTACACAGAGCCTCTAGATCTTTTGCGTACTGCAAACAAAAATACAGTCCTACATGTTCATATCACAGCAGCGAAAAAGGAAACGGAAGAATCCATTGAACTTGTGAAACTAGTTATCAGCAAGTGTTCATCGCTGCTAGCTGAGCCCAATATCAAAGGCGAAACTCCTCTGCACATTGCAGCAAGGTTCGGTCATAAAAATATAGTGGAATGTCTTATTGACAACATCAAGAAGGCTCAACACGAAGACCTTGAGAGAGGTGCAGAGGCGTCAATAAGTGATAAGATGCTGAAGACGACAAGCCCAGATGAAGACACAGCCTTACATGAGGCTGTGAGAAATAATCATCCTCAAGTGGTGGAAACATTGATTAGAGAAAATCCTGAATTTGCGAACATAGCTAATGCCGCCGGAGAAAGCCCGCTTTACCTTGCTGCAGTGAGGGAGAACAATAGCATGGCTTCTAAGATATTGGAGATATGTCCCTCTCCCGCATACATCGGTCCCAAGGGTAGAACAGCTTTGCACGAAGCTGTGATAAGTAAAGATAAAG ATTTGACAAGAAAAATACGGGACAAAAACAACAGTCTGACCAAAGAACAAGACAAAAAAGGATGGACTCCGCTGCATTATGCTTCCTACTTCAATCTTATTCCAATTGTGGAAATGTTACTAGCAGATGATAATAAATCTGCAGCCTATATTGGCGATAATCATGAAAGGACACCTCTTCATATTGCAATTATCTGCGGCAAAAGCCATTTAAAGGTGATGAAAAAAATTATGTCAGATTGCCCAGATTGCTGCGAGCTGACTGACAATAGAGGTCGGAATATTCTCCATTTTGCGGTGGAAAGCGGCAGTTTTAAAGGAGTGCAAATTATTACTGAAGAACCTTCCCTGGCCAACCTAATTAATCAGAAAGATAAAGAAGGGAACACTCCAGTCCATCTAGTCGCTGCTTTTGGCTTTGAAGAATGTAGTCTTACAGAACACCACCTAGTTGATAAAAAGGCCGTCAACAATAAAAATTTAACCGCTCTGGACGTGGTGCTCGAAAGAAAGGATGAAAGCGACGAGCCATTG GGATTTACAGCAAGAGGCCTAAGGCGGGTGGGATATAAACGAGGTCGGCCTTAG